The Xyrauchen texanus isolate HMW12.3.18 chromosome 4, RBS_HiC_50CHRs, whole genome shotgun sequence genome segment CAATGGTGATTCTCATAAGATTTTCATTActgttaaaatacaaaatatatatatatatattaaaattagtaTAAATTAACAGGAGTACatcaaatactaccatgatgtatataaatacatagcAATTTAAATATTTCACTTTACAGTAATGAGATGGGGGGATTTatttgtcttgaaaataattttttaatggtCCCAAAATTTgcttcatttttaaaacaaaatatattttcttatttctgacatgttattgatatatatatatatatatatacacacacacacacacacacacacacacacaatggcggTTAAACGTTTGGAATattatacagattttgctgtttcagaaggaaattggtactttaattcaccaagacaggccccatttccagcagccatcactcaaacacaacgtatccttgagtaatcatgctaaattgctaatctgGCACTAGAACATaatttgtcattatatcaaacactgttggaacctattttttgtttgttaaatgaagcttaacattgtctttatttttgtttttgagttgcaacagtatgcaatagactggcaggtcttaaggtcaatattaggtcaaaatggcaaaagaAACTTTTTCGTTTCTAGAGATtactctagaaactcatcagtcaaaaattgttttgaggaatgaaggctatacaattcttaaaattgccaaaaaactgaagatttcattaaaaggtgtacactacagacttcaaagacaaaggacaactggttctaacatggacagaaagagacgtggaaggccagatgtacaactaaacaagaggataagtacatcagagtctctagtttgagaaatagacgcctcacatgtcctcagctgacagcttcattgaattctacctgctgaacaccagtttcatgtacaacagtaaagagaagactcaggggtgcaggacttatgggaagaactgcaaagaaaaagccacttttgaaacagaaaatcaaaaagaaaaggtttgagtgggcaaagaaacacagacactggacaacagataattggaaaagagtgttatggatcttaaccccattgagcttttgtgggatcagctagactgtaaggtgcgtgagaagtgcccgacaagacagccacatctatggcaagtgctacaggaagcgtggggtgaaatgtcacctgagtatctggacaaactgacagctagaatgccaaagatctgcaaagctgacattgctgcatgtggaggatgtttttttatgagaactctttgaaatagttttttcaaattttaatagtatttttttcatgttattaatgtcctgactatacattgtgatcagttgaacgccactttggtgaataaatgtaccaatttctttccataagagcaaaatctgtacattattccaaacgtttggccactAGGGTGTgtgtatctaaatatatatatgtatatatatatatatatatatatatatatatatatatatatatctcaaacaGATAAATCCAGAGTAAATCGTATAATGTCAATGAACGATGAACCAAATTATGTGCATTTCACATGTGTGATATATATCTACatctaccagtcaaaagttttgaaacacttgactgaaatgtttctcatgatcttaaaaatcttttgatctttaggtgtatgcttaaatgtttgaaattagttttgtaaacaaaaatatcATTGTaacaccatattcatttatttcaatttaaaacatatttaaattgatgccttggaccaaataataaagaaaagcagccaataagtgcccaacatagatgggaactcaaagggtgactactttgaagatgctaaaatataacacagttttgatttattttggaatttggTTAATCACAacttaattcccatagttccatttatgtccatttaattccatagttttgatgactttactatttttttaatatgtgaaatattataataaagaagGAGtaaaaaacttttgaccggtagagtgtgtgtgtgtgtgtgtgtgtgtgtgtgtatatatatatgtatgtatgtatgtatatgcagtttatacagtacatgtttattatacagtatattaaagggatgaaaattctctcatttactcaccctcatgccaaataTGCCAAACAAATATGTTTGACTTTCGTTCTTCAGGAGAACACACACGAAGATTTATAgaaaatatttcagatctgtaggtccatacaatgtaagtgaatggtgatcagacatttgtagctccaaaaatcacataaaggaaacataaaagtaatccatatgactccagtgtttaaataatcatcttcagaagtgacataatAGGTGCGGCTGAACAACATTTAAGtcatttactctaaatctccactttcgctttcagatgtaaaagtgaaactaaacaggtaccacgtgtgactttcagatgtaaaagtgaaattggagatttagaaaagaaggatttacatttttttaatctaaaactgGAGCAACAGAGCCaacatattattctaaaaatctttgtgttctgctgaagaaagtgaATAGGGTGAGtgaaatgatgtgagaattttcattcttgggtgacctatccatttaaatttaaatactgtaaataatgtaaCAAAATCGATCATGATCTTACTGAGGTTGAAGGAGCATGAATTCTCTACTCCAGTTATGTGATGTCCCACACACTTAACTTCCTCATTATTGTGCAATATAAACCTGTTCACATGGACTTCCAAACGCTCTGTCTCTTGGGATGTGTTGATCATGGGACCCTTGGCTATAACAGTCTTTTCAAGGACCTCATGCCAGTCCAGGGTGGGCACTGGGTAGCCTCCATACCAGTTACATATGAACAATACATCAGATGGCTCATTTCCCAATTCCCAACTGCACTCGGGGTGCCTCTCTGGAGCATCTGAAAAGACATGATTTGAGAGATGATTAAATCACAGATCTGTGACATCCAGTCTACCACAAAGCCAACAAAAAATACACTGGCCTTGACTCTGTGAAAAGCACTTAACATAGTCTAACTAGATTTGCCCATGGAAAACTTAGCGCTGTGAATCCTACGGTGTTGTTGGTGGTTGAGaggatgttgctatgcagttgcaagtGTGTTTTAGGTGGTTACtagcaaagtccctttcaaggcaagtccgTCCACTCTGCGGCCATCTTGGGAACAttcccaggcagctattttctatggacaCAAGCGGCATGAAAGTAAAGCTCCTTTCtaattgaatggggaaagactgaaatctccaaaatggatGGTCAAGATTATAATCAAAGAAAATTTGAGATTGAAAATGTttgtaccattcacttgcaattaatttttgagtgaacatttcctttaatgGACAGTCGATGTCTGTAACTAAATGTTGAGGTGGGATTTCCTTTTTTACATCcaccatattgggtgttccaaatcctcccattcattttaatacaagtactCCATCTCCAGTTAAATAGTATGTTATTAGGCATTGCCAAATGGTTGATAAGGGGTTATGAGTGTTTGCTTTTCAATAGAAATCAATGGAAAATGATTTTCATGTCTTTCGGTTCTGTTAACGGTTCTTGAACTTGCATTCTACCAAACTGAATCCGCAGCATGAACAGTACGACCAGAGTAGTCTGATTCTCGAatgaattactcttatgagttGCTTCTTTTAAATCTGAAGTGCAAAACATACATCACGATAATTAGTGTAGACCATTTCTCGAATTAATGACTGTTGCGAGTcggatcttttgaatctaaaatgcaaagcatacagtgcaaccagtgtgGACCGATTCCCGgatgaatgactcttataagcTGGTTCTTCTGAATCAGTACTGCAAAACATAGAGTGCTTCCAAATGAATGAATTACTTTTATCAAGCTATTCTTTTTTGTACATCAAAAACTTCCAAATTATAATTTAgaccaaattttttttaactctgGTTAAATTCCAAAATGATTCACTTCTTCTTAACAAGCTCTGAATCTGAATGCTTAGGGGTTAATTCAAATTCaatgtaatagtgatgcttgccaagCAAATACCTTGAATAACAATTAGACATTTAGCTGTACGttactataaatgtttttatatatttcaacacaaaatagtttacacttttaaaaattacatttcaaaatggttTCACAGACTGATGCCATAGAAAGACCTCTGTGAGTTTCATGGTTTTACCTTTCCTCTCTGTGAATGGATGAAACCAAAATGATCAtagaattttaaaacatttaaattcataaATCAAAATTCTGTTTTGTCGTAAAAGAACTATAAATCAAAGCATAAATTGGTTCTTTTTAAAGAGGATTCTTTGCTGAAcaaagaacctttatttttaagtgtaTACAAGTATATATAAAATCCCATTTGTTTGTCTTACAGTAAACTAGCAGTTCCTGGCTCTTGTTCACAGTTCTCATGGAGGAGGTATTTTGAGAAGCACATGTGTAGATCCCTTGATCACTTGGAATGATGTTACTTATGGAAAACTCAAGAGATGATTCGCTCCCAGACGCTCTGTGAGGATCATCCTGTGCTGCATCTTCAACTATCCACGTCAGGTTTTGTGAGGGATACGCTTCACTGGAACAATTAAAGAAAACTTTGGAACCTCTTATGACATACAATGTTCCATTCTTTAGGGGAGTAGCTGGTTTTATGTCCAGTGATAAATTAGCTGGACCATctgtaaaacaaacacacacacacaaaggaaaatcaaatgCACAAccattaataatacatttggcGCTCAAAAGCCATCACTTATCTAAACCATCCTTAGAAATGGTTCTTAAAGCTGAAGAATGTaaatttttcagtgttaaaatactttctcttattccagcttaatatgtagagacaactataagtaagccagttGTAGGttcattttctcgaaaactgtgaACAGTGTGACTGTGTTGCTACAAAATTCCTCTGTTTGGTTTTAGTGACCCATCCATACCGACACAATAACATTAACTCAACCAATAGAGTGCAACACTGCCCCCTCACTTATTTAGCATCTGGGTTCCAGAAGTAGTTTTCCTaaattttcataaaatcctcataagccatgaaccaaaccaaccagctccgaggtgaatcacaacaccacaaactttgttttgaggcaaaaaagtatttgaaaatcagccaAAAAGACAAAAGGAAAAAGGCTGTGTACTTAAGGTTCTTCACGGTACAAACTAGggtacaaactacaatcccactaagcattgcgaatgatgtaattgaattaaaaaaaaaacaatgggaatagagTGCAGGGAGACTGGCTCATTTCGTCATACAGAGTTAGTCATGGGAGTGGGTGGTTGCTTCCAGTCTTATTTTGCGGGCTCTGTTGtcaccggttctctgattggtgaagccttctctgctggaccatgggtattgtagttgctcaacaggaattccactattataGACTTTTTTAAACAACGcatttgaaataatgcagacggcCGGATGGGAAATAACTGTTTGGCAGGGGGCGTATTCCGAAAGCTGTGtggaaaacatgtttatttttgcaattccatttagtgGCACTAGTGTTGCAAAAATAACATGCTTCAGCTTTAAAGACATCAGTGACATCCAAACTGGACTTTTAATCACGTATAATCCATGTTTATTAGCTTTGATGGCATCAATTTGATAGCATACTCCTAAAAGTTAacaaaatagcatatatgcatctACAATTTACAGTTTTTTCTCTTCCAAgcaaatggaccaaaaatatttatGACTCATCCTGCACTGAGGGGTGTATACATATTTTAGTctaatcaaatgctttctagaatcagaatgtccctccccctaacaCTGTGCCACCTGCAACCAACAAGGACTAATGGCCGATTTGTACTTCTGCGCAGTAGCCTGACGTGCACCCTCCAAAAAGGCAACTACACATTGAGTCAACGCAGCTGTGATTGGTCCGCTTTGTAACCCAGAATGACATAAAAGATAACTTAGGTAGAGTCGCATTAATGGCAATATTATTTTAACATCTATGCATCATGTCACATTGTATTCGGGACCATCTGCTGTTttaatattctgtttatgtttcaggAAGTTACAAGCAAAACCGCAACAAAGACATTATTTGAATTGTAAAGTCCAGCTACTAATGTTTAAAATGACGTGTTGGTGAAGTGTAGTTattaatcaataatttttttcagcaCAGAACGATAAAAGTATGCCAAATATTTATGCATTATTGTATAAGCAACTCAAGAGCAagcatacacatatatatacatatatatttatttttctctctgcaTGGCAGCAAACATGTAGAAGTAATAATATGTATCTAAATCACAAAATGTTCACATACTTTGATGAACTTTGATTTTAATGctacaattatttaataaatatctttcaattacattgcttttgtttatttatgatatGTATAATAATTTCAGAATTTAAGGCATCAaggcagaactataaatgcaaattaCCACATAGGTCACTATGAGGAAACTGCAGTGTAGTTTCGATGCAGAAAATCATGGTTCCCCTGTGTGACTATAAAAACAAtccattttcaaaaaataaaagccCTTTGTTATGTCAcatcccaacttcctgtttccataggaattatgtaaacaaaaaagaaaactgcacttgtcaagCCATTATATTGGATCTTCAGAGTTTGTAACTATCTTAAATGAAGTTGTAacatacactcaccggccacttcattaggaacatctgttcatctacttattcatgcgattatctactcatccaattgtgtggcagcagtataATGTATAACATCCTGCAGATATGGATCAGgcacttcagttaatgttcacatcaaccatcagaatggagaaaaaaaaatgtgatctcagtgatttcatggcatgattgttggtgccagatgggctggtttgagtatttctgtaactgctgaattcctgggattttcacgcgcaACAGTCTCTAGTTTATGGAGAATGGTGAAAATACCATTCAGTTCTGCAGTgaagtggcagttctgcagaagaaaatgccttgttgatgagagaggtcaactgagaatggctagactggttcgagctgacagaaagtctacagtaactctgataaccgcaCTGTaaaattgtaatgagcagaatagcatctcagaatgtgcaACATGtgaaaccttgaggcggatgtgctGCAATAGCATAAGACACATTGGGTTcgacttctgtcagccaagaacagaaaactgaggctgcagtgggcctaccatcagtgtacctcagcagaaatccagatttgtcagaccaggtgatgtttttcaatcgtctactgtccagttttggtgagccagTGCACACTGCAGCCTCAATTTCCTGTTCCAAGCTGACCGTAGTGGTACCAGGAGGGGTCtcctgctgctgtagcccatccgcctcaatgctCGACCTGTTGTAAGTTCAGAAATGCTGTTCTACATAGAACTGTTGTAACATGTGG includes the following:
- the LOC127641919 gene encoding V-set and immunoglobulin domain-containing protein 10-like isoform X2, which encodes MDTMENIVYHSMNGQPVATMRTFTIVLCLFHLSHQTDGPANLSLDIKPATPLKNGTLYVIRGSKVFFNCSSEAYPSQNLTWIVEDAAQDDPHRASGSESSLEFSISNIIPSDQGIYTCASQNTSSMRTVNKSQELLVYYAPERHPECSWELGNEPSDVLFICNWYGGYPVPTLDWHEVLEKTVIAKGPMINTSQETERLEVHVNRFILHNNEEVKCVGHHITGVENSCSFNLKMPYPLGAPLVTALVGSTATLRCTETDSLPPAKTVWKQKDNKVINNTSKYIVSESKPTYTLTIVNVTKDDEGIFYCYSENPLGARELELYLTVRTSEGGGAAVGVFVSVLIVMIGIVLGVTLYSKRDRICIVV